Sequence from the Aquimarina sp. Aq107 genome:
ATCTTGTACAAAAAGAATTCAGTAGGATTCAGTTTTTATTATTACAGTATTAAAAATACCTTTACAGCAAAGATATTTGTTTTTGTGAAAGCCCATAAAAACGTATGATAATTTTTTAAAGTCTTTAATATAGGGACTTAACGTTACTTGAATGAAAATATTATTAGTAGGAGAATACAGTCGATTACACAATTCGCTCAAAGAAGGTCTAATAAAAAATGGACATGAGGTAACTATTGTGGGTAATGGTGATGTATTTAAAAAATTTCCAATTGATATAGATGTTGATGGAAGTATTGTAAAAAACAATTTTGTACTTAATAAGATCAGACACTTAATTTTTAAAATTACTTCGATTGATATTGCATCTGTGGAATCCTACATTAAATTCAAAAAAAATAAGGCCTCTCTATCCAATTATGATTTTGTTCAATTAATTAACGAAACTCCTTTTAATATTGGACAATATTTCGAGAAAAAACTTTTAAAATTTCTTTTTCAAAACAACAAGAATGTTTTTTTACTTGCTTGCGGCGATGATTTTAGATTTATTTCTTATTTACTTTCTGGAAAATTCCCATACAGCACCGTAAGTCCTTTTTTAAAAGACAACACTCTAAAAAAAGAATATAAACACACTTTAAAATTCGTTTCTAAAAAACAAAAAAGCATACATGATTTCGTCTTTAAAAATATAAAAGGGGTGATCCCTGTAAGTGTGGAGTATCATATTGCATATAAAAACACTCCTAAAGTATTACCACTGATTCCAAATCCTGTAAATATTGACTCTATCAAGATAATCCCTTTCGTAAAGCATAAAAAGATAAAAATACTTCACGGAATCAATACTTCAAATTACTTAAAAAAAGGAAATGAATATTTTGAAAATGCTTTAACCATTATTACTAACAAATATCCTGATAAAATCGAATTAATTACCACCAAAGACCTCCCGTATAACCAATACATCAAACACTTCTTATCTGCAGATATTATATTAGACCAAGCTCAAGCTCATGATCAAGGGTATAATGCCTTAGAAGCTATGGCAATGGGCAAAGTGGTTTTTACCGGTGCTGGAGAAGACTTCAGGAAATATTATAATCTTAAAGATATTGTAGCAATTGATACATACCCTGATAGTTCTAAAATAGCTCAAGATCTCGAAAAACTAATTCTTAATACTGATATGGTTTTTGAAATAGGAAAAAATGCCAGGGCATTTGTCGAAAAGGAGCATCATTACATTAATGTCGCAAAAAAATATATTGAAACCTGGAAAACATATAGTTGACACCTAAACAACCAACTCATAAAAATCCTGTGTATAGATTTCGCATCCTAACTCCTCCTTCTGTTTTAACAATCCAAAATTATTTTCAGTAACTGTACCCATATCGAAAAAGCGATACCCTTCTTTTCTATACTTATCAATTAAAGAGATAAAAAGAAAATCCAATGCTCTATATTGCTCACCTTTATCAGTAACCGCTCCATATTGAGACTTTACTACTCCTTCATTTTTAAAAATGGTAATTCCTGCAAGAACTTCTTTATCTAAACTTATGACAAACTGTTTTATAGATTCGGGAAACTTCTTTTTTAGCAAATGGATCTCTTGAAGTGTATGAACAGGTTTTACATTATGCTTTTCTTTCAGCCTTGGTATCAAGACACTATTCCAGAAACCTGAAAAGTCATTTACTTCTTGTATTTCAAAACCAATATCTTTCCTTTTTTCATAATGCTTAAGTTTACTCTTATGAATGCTAGATGGTAGACTATAATCTATAGCTAAATTTAGATCTCTACGATAAATTTTCCCTCCATGTTCTAACAAAAAAAACGTGAACTCATTCGTTGGCTTTTTATTGTAAAAAATTGGAATAGTCTTAACAAATAGATTACGAACTTTATAAGAATCAAGAAATTTAATTATTTCAGAAAGAATATTTCTTACTTTTTCTCCTCCAATACTCTTTTTAAGAATTATACCTCCATAGGTTAAGCCTTGATGCGAATAAACCGCTTCATTCTTGATGTTAGCAGGAAAAACAGCTATCAACGTTGAATTATTAAAAACTAATAAAGAGAAATCAAGGAATCTATCAGAATGATATTCCATAAAATCCCGGTTAAAAAGAAAAGTACCGTTCTTAGAGTTATCTATAAAATCATTCCATAACGAATAATCTTCTTTTTGATATTTTTTAATTGTATACGTTGACAAAATAAGTATTTATGAAAGTGAAAATAGCTAATTTGTTTGAGTATCTGGAATATAAAACTTACTTTTAGATGATTAAGTAAGAAGTTATGCTTCTTTTCTTAAAAAAAGGTAATAAAAGTTTATACCCGCAATTGCTGTATTAGTAATTATTATTGGCAATGACCAATTGAGTAAGACCCCATAAATTACAAAAGCCACACACCCCACAGTATTTATTAGACGAAGTTTTTTGATATTACGCATCAAAAATGATACAAGCACCATAAATGATGCAAAATACCCAACTAGTTCTATTATTAAATTTTGATCTAAAGACATAAAAAAATGTATTTTATCGATAAAAAATGTATTTTACCGTTATTTTGAAGAATTTTACAAGTTTATAGTTATTTCAAAAAATTACATTTGCACCGATAAAAAATTATACTAATAAGCAATTACCCCCACAAACGAATTAATCCCAAAACCATAATTACCCCAAGATTTCGACAAAAAATCCCGAGTTTCCTCGGGATTTTTTAATTGTATATTATAAATAAGAAATTTTAGACTTATACAATCTTATTTCTCTTACGTTCAACTTCGGTTAAGAATACTTTTCTTAATCTTAAATGATTAGGAGTTACTTCTACATACTCATCTTTTTGAATATATTCTAAAGCTTCTTCTAAAGAAAATTTAATTGCAGGAACGATCTTAGCTTTATCATCAGCTCCAGAAGAACGTACATTACTTAACTTTTTAGTTTTAGTAATATTAACTGTCATATCATCTCCTCTAGAATTCTCTCCTATCACTTGACCTTCATAGATATCCTCACCTGGATCTACAAAAAACTTTCCTCTATCCTGTAATTTATCAATTGAATATGGTATTGCAGAACCTTTTTCCATAGATACTAAAGATCCATTAATACGACCTGGAATATCACCTTTAAGCGGTTGATATTCTTTAAATCGGTGCGCCATAATGGCCTCTCCAGCAGTAGCGGTTAGTAACTGATTACGTAATCCAATAATACCTCTTGATGGTATCATGAACTCACAAACCATTCGTTCTCCTTTGGCTTCCATGCTTAACATTTCTCCTTTACGCATTGTTACCATTTCTACCGCTTTACCAGATACATTCTCCGGTAAGTCAATAGTTAATTCTTCAATAGGTTCGCATTTTACACCATCAATCTCCTTAATAATTACTTGCGGCTGTCCGATTTGTAATTCATATCCTTCTCTACGCATTGTTTCAATAAGAACAGATAAGTGAAGTACACCTCTACCGAAAACCAAGAATTTATCTGCACTATTAGTTTCATTAACTCTAAGTGCTAAATTTTTCTCTAATTCTTTTTCTAATCTTTCTTTGATATGTCTTGAAGTAACAAATTTTCCGTCTTTACCAAAAAACGGAGAATCGTTAATTGTAAATAACATACTCATCGTTGGCTCATCAATTGCGATTGTTTTTAAACCTTCTGGATTTTCAATATCAGCAACGGTATCACCAATTTCAAATCCTTCTAGGCCAACTAAAGCACAAATATCTCCTGCTTCTACTTTATCGACTTTCATTCTTCCTAAACCTTCGAAAGTATGAAGTTCTTTTATTCTTGATTTCTTTATAGTTCCATCACGTTTTACCAAGGAAACCTGCATTCCTTCCGTTAATGTACCTCTTTGTAAACGACCAATCGCTATACGACCTGTAAATGAAGAAAAATCTAATGATGTAATTAACATCTGTACTGTTCCTTCTTCAATCTTTGGCGCAGGAATATGCTCCATTACCATATCCAATAATGGTTCTATACTATCAGTTTCGTTCTGCCAATCATCACTCATCCAATTGTTCTTTGCAGAACCATAAACTGTTGGAAAATCTAACTGCCACTCCTCTGCTCCTAATTCGAACATTAGATCAAAAACTTTCTCATGTACCTCATCTGGAGTACAGTTCTCCTTATCTACTTTATTAACAACTACACAAGGTTTTAATCCTAAATCAATTGCTTTTTGAAGTACAAAACGTGTTTGCGGCATTGGCCCTTCAAAAGCATCTACTAATAATAGCACACCATCAGCCATATTTAATACACGCTCTACTTCTCCACCGAAATCGGCGTGACCTGGTGTATCAATAATGTTGATTTTAGTTCCTTTATAAGTAACAGAAACATTCTTAGAAGTAATCGTGATTCCTCTTTCGCGCTCTAAATCATTATTATCTAAAATTAAATCTCCTGTATTCTCGTTTTCACGAAATAATTGACAGTGATACATAATTTTATCTACCAAGGTAGTTTTACCGTGATCTACGTGAGCAATAATAGCAATGTTTTTTATAGCAGTCATATACGCCTGAATTTAAGGGTGCAAATGTACGTTATATTTTAATAGGTTGTACATTAAAACAAGAATAATAAAACAGCTTCAAAATCAAACACTTAAACCTCTCTTTTAAAGCTCCTTAAATTTCAGTTAACAATTAAGTATTCGAACAATAATATCTTGATAACATAGGGTAAGACAGCTAATATTCAACACTGTAATAGACATCAAACTTCTTGATAAATAATCTTTTCATTCGACCATTAAAACGCATATCTTTGCATTCTTAAAATATTGATATGGAACTTTCAAAGATTAAAAATCTAAAAAACCTTGATGCTAATAATTTTTTCCTTCTTGCAGGGCCTTGTGCCATTGAGGGAGAAGAAATGGCTTTAAGAATTGCTGAAAAAGTAGTAGAAATTACTTCTAAACTTAAAATTCCATATGTTTTCAAAGGTTCTTTTAAAAAAGCAAATCGAAGCCGTATTGATAGTTTTACGGGTATTGGAAATGAAAAAGCATTAAAAATATTACGTAAAGTAGGAGAAACTTTTGAGGTTCCAACAGTTACCGATATTCATGAGAATGATGATGCAGCTATGGCTGCAGAATATGTTGATATTTTACAAATTCCTGCATTTTTGGTAAGACAAACTGATCTAGTAGTCGCAGCAGCCAAAACCGGAAAAACAGTAAACCTTAAAAAAGGGCAGTTTATGAGCCCAGAAGCGATGCAACACGCAGTAAAAAAGGTTAACGATAGTGGTAGTGACTTAGCTATGATTACAGATAGAGGAACTATGTTCGGATATCAAGATATGATTGTAGATTTTAGAGGAATACCAACTATGAAACAATATGCTACAACAGTTCTTGATGTTACACATTCTCTACAACAACCTAATCAGACTAGCGGAGTAACGGGCGGAAGACCAGATATGATAGAAACGATCGCACGCGCTGGAGTAGTAACTGGTGTTGATGGTTTATTTATGGAAACGCATTTTGATCCTTCAAATGCGAAAAGTGATGGTGCTAATATGCTAGATCTACAATATCTAGAAAAGTTACTTAGTAACTTGGTTGCTATTAGACAAACCGTTAATTCGTTATAATTTTTTTATTTCTATGTAAATATGCTTGCTCAAGGAGGTCAATAAGCGTGTCTTCTTCTATTTCCTTTGGCTCAAAATAGCGTAAAGATTTAACGTATTTTCTTTTATCTGACACTAGCTTATCCATGTGCTTGGTAAAATATTGTGCTCCCCAAAAGCCAATATCCACATATCCTTTAGTTACATTTAGATAGCAAATAGGACTTTTATCTATGTAATAAAAAGGAACTTTCCACTTAAATAGCAATTGTACCTCTGGCAAAGTAGTTTCAATAAGTACCTGTAAATGAAGTAACATAGATCGAAATGGTTCCGGTTGGTTAAGAATATAATTTTCTGCAGGATTCAATAAAAAATGGTATTTTTAAATAGTTAATTTTACAATTATTAACCCCAAGATATCTAATCACATTGAAACCTCAAAACTCAATTCAATTAATCTTCTTTTTCCTTTTTTTATTACCTGGACTAGCTGAAAGTCAGATAAAAAAAAAGAAACAAGAAACATATGCCATAGAAGCAACTGTTCTGGATAAGAGCACCAAAACTCCTTTGCCTTTTACGAATGTTTTAATTGACGGAACATCAATAGGAACTATAACTAATGAAGAAGGAAAATTTGAGTTAACTATTAGTAAAAAATATGAATCCCGTAAAGTTGTATTTTCTTTTGTAGGTTATAAAAACAGTAGTATATCAATAAAAAAATTAAAAGATACTTCTAAAAAAGTATACCTAAATCCAGTTTCTACTTCATTAGATGAAATTGTTGTAACGGTAAAAAACAAATACAAAGAACTGATTGATCAAGCTATTTCATTAATTCCAGAAAATTACTCTCAGCAATCCACTGAACTAGAAGCATATTACAGAGAATTAACAAAAATAGATAACAATTACACAAAATTCTCCGATGCTGCGAGCCTTATACATTACTCCGCTTATGATTCTAATTTTGATTATTTATTATCTAGGACAAATTACATGCAGTTTAATCGTCTAGAATATAATATTAACCAAGTTCCTTTTCCTGAGCCCCAAAAATTTGTAGCTGACACCAGAGACAAGGCCAAAATAATAGCCTTAAGAAAAAGTAATAATCTACAAGATTATAAAATTTTAGAACAATCAAAGAAATTAAAATCTATCGACACTTTAAATCTAAAATGGTTGGAAAATAATGAAATAGGTGGAGGTCCTCTTCGATTAACTGGAGCAGATAAAGTAAAAAGGAAAGAAGATTTCTTTGATTCCCAAATAAATAACAAATATCTTTTCACCCTTTATGGAAAGAGCACTTATAATAATAAGTTAGTTTATATTATTTCTTTTAAGCCAAAAGATTTCTCTGATATTGAAACTCCCTATATTGGTGAAGTGACTATAGAAGAAGATAGCAAGGCAATTATTTCATATCAATATAAACTTACTAACGAAGCAAAGAGTACTTTAAACCAGCGATTCGCAGCCCAACTAAAAACTCCAGAAGTTATAGAAAAAAGTAGCAAAAAAGCATTTATTACGCGCATTACCAGTCTAAAGAACTATCAAGTTTATGTTACATTCTCTGACTATAAGAACACATGGTATCTAAAGCGAATTAAAGCAATTAATTCGTATGAAAACACAGGTGATTTATTCGAAAACTATAAAATAACTACAGAGTCAGAATTAATAGTTGGCGCGGTTAAT
This genomic interval carries:
- the typA gene encoding translational GTPase TypA, which encodes MTAIKNIAIIAHVDHGKTTLVDKIMYHCQLFRENENTGDLILDNNDLERERGITITSKNVSVTYKGTKINIIDTPGHADFGGEVERVLNMADGVLLLVDAFEGPMPQTRFVLQKAIDLGLKPCVVVNKVDKENCTPDEVHEKVFDLMFELGAEEWQLDFPTVYGSAKNNWMSDDWQNETDSIEPLLDMVMEHIPAPKIEEGTVQMLITSLDFSSFTGRIAIGRLQRGTLTEGMQVSLVKRDGTIKKSRIKELHTFEGLGRMKVDKVEAGDICALVGLEGFEIGDTVADIENPEGLKTIAIDEPTMSMLFTINDSPFFGKDGKFVTSRHIKERLEKELEKNLALRVNETNSADKFLVFGRGVLHLSVLIETMRREGYELQIGQPQVIIKEIDGVKCEPIEELTIDLPENVSGKAVEMVTMRKGEMLSMEAKGERMVCEFMIPSRGIIGLRNQLLTATAGEAIMAHRFKEYQPLKGDIPGRINGSLVSMEKGSAIPYSIDKLQDRGKFFVDPGEDIYEGQVIGENSRGDDMTVNITKTKKLSNVRSSGADDKAKIVPAIKFSLEEALEYIQKDEYVEVTPNHLRLRKVFLTEVERKRNKIV
- a CDS encoding carboxypeptidase-like regulatory domain-containing protein; protein product: MKPQNSIQLIFFFLFLLPGLAESQIKKKKQETYAIEATVLDKSTKTPLPFTNVLIDGTSIGTITNEEGKFELTISKKYESRKVVFSFVGYKNSSISIKKLKDTSKKVYLNPVSTSLDEIVVTVKNKYKELIDQAISLIPENYSQQSTELEAYYRELTKIDNNYTKFSDAASLIHYSAYDSNFDYLLSRTNYMQFNRLEYNINQVPFPEPQKFVADTRDKAKIIALRKSNNLQDYKILEQSKKLKSIDTLNLKWLENNEIGGGPLRLTGADKVKRKEDFFDSQINNKYLFTLYGKSTYNNKLVYIISFKPKDFSDIETPYIGEVTIEEDSKAIISYQYKLTNEAKSTLNQRFAAQLKTPEVIEKSSKKAFITRITSLKNYQVYVTFSDYKNTWYLKRIKAINSYENTGDLFENYKITTESELIVGAVNIEKISSFTNDEIFKNNFSNALFNYPLSYDSNFWNNYNTLIATGVVGEALEDLEVKGSLESQFKRKN
- the kdsA gene encoding 3-deoxy-8-phosphooctulonate synthase, translating into MELSKIKNLKNLDANNFFLLAGPCAIEGEEMALRIAEKVVEITSKLKIPYVFKGSFKKANRSRIDSFTGIGNEKALKILRKVGETFEVPTVTDIHENDDAAMAAEYVDILQIPAFLVRQTDLVVAAAKTGKTVNLKKGQFMSPEAMQHAVKKVNDSGSDLAMITDRGTMFGYQDMIVDFRGIPTMKQYATTVLDVTHSLQQPNQTSGVTGGRPDMIETIARAGVVTGVDGLFMETHFDPSNAKSDGANMLDLQYLEKLLSNLVAIRQTVNSL
- a CDS encoding uroporphyrinogen decarboxylase, which translates into the protein MSLDQNLIIELVGYFASFMVLVSFLMRNIKKLRLINTVGCVAFVIYGVLLNWSLPIIITNTAIAGINFYYLFLRKEA
- a CDS encoding GNAT family N-acetyltransferase translates to MSTYTIKKYQKEDYSLWNDFIDNSKNGTFLFNRDFMEYHSDRFLDFSLLVFNNSTLIAVFPANIKNEAVYSHQGLTYGGIILKKSIGGEKVRNILSEIIKFLDSYKVRNLFVKTIPIFYNKKPTNEFTFFLLEHGGKIYRRDLNLAIDYSLPSSIHKSKLKHYEKRKDIGFEIQEVNDFSGFWNSVLIPRLKEKHNVKPVHTLQEIHLLKKKFPESIKQFVISLDKEVLAGITIFKNEGVVKSQYGAVTDKGEQYRALDFLFISLIDKYRKEGYRFFDMGTVTENNFGLLKQKEELGCEIYTQDFYELVV
- a CDS encoding glycosyltransferase gives rise to the protein MKILLVGEYSRLHNSLKEGLIKNGHEVTIVGNGDVFKKFPIDIDVDGSIVKNNFVLNKIRHLIFKITSIDIASVESYIKFKKNKASLSNYDFVQLINETPFNIGQYFEKKLLKFLFQNNKNVFLLACGDDFRFISYLLSGKFPYSTVSPFLKDNTLKKEYKHTLKFVSKKQKSIHDFVFKNIKGVIPVSVEYHIAYKNTPKVLPLIPNPVNIDSIKIIPFVKHKKIKILHGINTSNYLKKGNEYFENALTIITNKYPDKIELITTKDLPYNQYIKHFLSADIILDQAQAHDQGYNALEAMAMGKVVFTGAGEDFRKYYNLKDIVAIDTYPDSSKIAQDLEKLILNTDMVFEIGKNARAFVEKEHHYINVAKKYIETWKTYS
- a CDS encoding DUF1801 domain-containing protein, giving the protein MNPAENYILNQPEPFRSMLLHLQVLIETTLPEVQLLFKWKVPFYYIDKSPICYLNVTKGYVDIGFWGAQYFTKHMDKLVSDKRKYVKSLRYFEPKEIEEDTLIDLLEQAYLHRNKKIITN